Genomic DNA from Bacillota bacterium:
AAATTCTATTGTATTGCTGTCAGAGACTACTATCGCCCGCTCCATAACACTTTTCAATTCGCTTATATTTCCGGGCCAGTCGTAGACAGTTAGCTCCTGAAGGGCCCGTGGGGAGATTTCGCAAACTTTCTTACCCAGTTTTCTGTTCAGGCGATCCATCAGAGACGCAGCCAACAGGGGTATATCCTCTGTCCGTTTTCTAAGCGGCGGAATATTAATACTTAACTGCCCCAGCTTGCGGTAGAGAGCTTCAGAAAAATGGCCCTGCATGAAAGCTTTGATCAGATCTTCACTGGCTGAGGCAATAATCCTCACATTAACCGGAATCGCCTGATCGCCGCCTATTCTGGTGAAAGATTTTTCTTCCAAAACTGAAAGCAGTTTATTCTGCAGGTAAGGGTTGAGGGAATTTACTTCCTTGATAAAGAGGCTGCTCCCTTCAGCCAGTTCAATTTTGCCCAGTCGTGTTCTCAATATACCGGGCAGTGCCCCTTTCTCACAACCAAAAAGTTCAATCTCCTGGACTGAATCGGGAACCGCAGAACAATCCAAAATAATCAAGGGTCTTTTATTTCTGCTGCTGCTGTTATGGATGGCCGAAGCGAAAAGACTTTTTCCCGTGCCGCTTTCACCGCTGAGCAATAAAGTTGACTCGCTCCTAGATGCCTTGCGTGCTTTATCTACCGTGGCCAGAAAAACTTTACTGTGCCCGGTTAGCGACTCAAAGGTAATCCGGTTTCCCGATATCTGGTCAATCTGGGCATACAGGTTGTCGATAATTACATTGCTGTGCTTCAGTTCATCCATTAACCGGAGGATATCTCCGACAGGCTGAAATACCACAACGGCCCCCATTAGTTCACCATCAACAATTATGGGCGACGCGTTGGATACAACATCGGCGTCTGAACCGCCCACGTAAGTTCTGTAACCGGTAACCGGTTTCTGCTGGATCAGTGACTGGGCCAGCGCCCCGTGGGGAGAGACATCAAA
This window encodes:
- a CDS encoding sigma 54-interacting transcriptional regulator — translated: MIKTALVVSGQKGINLFRLLQQCAEVDLLGVACPDGEIDWLSESERQKYYVTADIDKIIALPGLETIIDGTEEPAVSDYLREKLNEHIRLEEIKPRSVLDAIVNSGEQLLETRLVKGELYAILNSVQDAIEVVDNKGIVKYVNPAFTRVTGIPEKKRINHSIFDVSPHGALAQSLIQQKPVTGYRTYVGGSDADVVSNASPIIVDGELMGAVVVFQPVGDILRLMDELKHSNVIIDNLYAQIDQISGNRITFESLTGHSKVFLATVDKARKASRSESTLLLSGESGTGKSLFASAIHNSSSRNKRPLIILDCSAVPDSVQEIELFGCEKGALPGILRTRLGKIELAEGSSLFIKEVNSLNPYLQNKLLSVLEEKSFTRIGGDQAIPVNVRIIASASEDLIKAFMQGHFSEALYRKLGQLSINIPPLRKRTEDIPLLAASLMDRLNRKLGKKVCEISPRALQELTVYDWPGNISELKSVMERAIVVSDSNTIEFHHLSPYIGRQSVREAPLFDEILPIDKMEEMMLKLALTRYGESLQGKKKAAQALNISLATLYNKLKKYSD